The Cyanobacteria bacterium GSL.Bin1 genome has a window encoding:
- a CDS encoding phosphoribosyl-AMP cyclohydrolase — MAPKFDTNGLIPVVTTDVNTGELLMHAYMNEEALIKTIETGEAHYYSRSRQQLWHKGKDATPEFDSGACVVRQSSGLVQKLHQLAIDDDQDCLWMQVKVAASGASCHVGYRSCFYRCIPTGKSAIDSQQPIQLVFTEEEKTFDPKTVYGDAPNPTQL, encoded by the coding sequence ATTGCTCCCAAATTTGATACCAATGGTTTGATTCCAGTAGTTACCACCGATGTCAACACAGGAGAATTGCTGATGCACGCCTATATGAACGAAGAGGCGTTAATTAAAACCATTGAAACGGGAGAAGCTCATTATTATAGCCGTAGTCGTCAGCAGTTATGGCATAAAGGTAAGGACGCGACCCCCGAATTCGATTCGGGGGCTTGTGTCGTCCGTCAATCTAGTGGATTGGTGCAAAAACTACACCAGTTAGCGATTGATGACGACCAAGATTGTCTGTGGATGCAGGTTAAAGTCGCTGCTTCAGGAGCTAGTTGTCACGTAGGTTATCGTTCTTGTTTTTATCGCTGTATTCCTACGGGAAAAAGTGCTATTGATTCCCAGCAACCAATTCAGTTAGTGTTCACGGAAGAGGAGAAAACATTTGACCCGAAAACAGTTTATGGTGATGCGCCCAACCCGACACAATTGTAA
- a CDS encoding DUF1636 domain-containing protein: MSKHTIFVCSSCAFSLQQKDYLGQRGGKHLSDRLKELRTNWQYKDEFIIQEVSCLSACNRPCAVAFAAPNKTTLMFGDLPPMTSPSSILRFAEQYFASNDGLIKRQDRPEVLQKGILARIPPLPPTEK, encoded by the coding sequence ATGAGCAAACACACTATATTTGTCTGTAGCTCCTGTGCTTTTTCTCTTCAACAAAAGGATTATTTAGGACAAAGAGGCGGAAAACATTTATCCGATCGCTTAAAAGAATTACGAACAAACTGGCAATACAAAGATGAATTTATCATTCAAGAAGTTAGTTGTCTGAGTGCTTGTAATCGTCCCTGTGCTGTGGCTTTTGCTGCACCTAATAAAACTACTTTGATGTTTGGTGATTTGCCACCGATGACCAGTCCCTCTTCTATCTTGAGATTTGCCGAACAATACTTTGCTAGCAACGATGGACTCATTAAACGTCAAGACCGCCCAGAAGTTTTACAAAAAGGAATTTTAGCCCGTATTCCCCCCTTACCCCCAACGGAAAAGTGA
- a CDS encoding chlorophyll A-B binding protein, translated as MMEENRNDFKFGFNTSAENWNGRLAMIGFISAIFIELLSGQGVLHFWGLL; from the coding sequence ATCATGGAAGAAAATCGTAACGACTTTAAATTTGGTTTCAACACCTCCGCAGAAAACTGGAACGGTCGCTTAGCCATGATCGGTTTCATCTCTGCTATTTTTATTGAACTGCTTAGCGGTCAAGGTGTCCTTCACTTTTGGGGACTTCTGTAA
- a CDS encoding PIN domain-containing protein codes for MKYLLDTDTCIYWLKGREAVKQNVLAVGYSEIAISVITVAELYFGAYNSTKINENLAAAEKFIQSLPVLNLSQTSLKYFGQLKADLKQKGTPVADFDLLIASIALTENLILVSNNIRHYKRISQLNLVT; via the coding sequence GTGAAATATCTTCTTGATACTGATACTTGTATTTATTGGCTGAAAGGACGGGAAGCAGTTAAGCAAAACGTCTTAGCAGTAGGTTACTCAGAAATTGCCATTTCCGTTATCACTGTTGCTGAGTTGTATTTTGGAGCTTATAACTCAACAAAAATCAATGAAAATTTAGCAGCTGCTGAAAAATTCATTCAATCGTTGCCTGTCTTGAATTTAAGTCAAACGTCTTTGAAGTATTTTGGTCAACTTAAAGCAGACTTAAAACAAAAAGGAACTCCAGTTGCTGATTTTGATTTATTAATTGCCAGTATTGCCTTGACAGAAAATTTGATTTTAGTGAGTAACAATATACGCCATTATAAACGTATTTCTCAGTTAAATCTTGTAACTTGA
- a CDS encoding ferrous iron transporter B → MPRTTQRTILLLGKESTGKSQLISALTAQTAYSANFRGSTVTCETYETKDYQFIDTPGLLYRSDCQTSQGTLAQLEANETVILVVKATHAAEDLRDLLPLVTGKQGIVVMTFWDKIKAGADLTVENWQEAGGLTIIPVNARNLREKNREAIFTALKTPSLFPQHWRPRETHASLEPAPTWLENPDWGWLCAIALLLLPAVIAVWGANAFAAVVDPLVATLLDPIITALSALPFLFKEILIGSYGLVTMGPLLFVWAVPTVILYALLLGAYKASGLLERLTIALHPLLRPFGLSGRDLVRVMMGFGCNVPAVISTRSCSGCTRQTCISAIAFGSACSYQFGATLAVFSAAKLQWLVIPYLLYLTITTLIYARICSPAIARSPHNELMIEHQIFLERPRLLEIWREARMSIQQFLTNAIPIFIMITLIASVLDALGVISALATVINPIMGAFNLPAEASLPIILASIRKDGLLLFAQADTVSVLTPLQILTGVYLAGVLLPCLVTVLTIAREQSFRFALRLIAQQAIAAIGFSVLLAWGGILIGL, encoded by the coding sequence ATGCCCCGCACAACTCAACGCACAATTTTGCTCCTTGGGAAAGAAAGTACAGGGAAATCCCAACTGATTTCTGCTCTCACTGCTCAAACCGCTTACAGCGCTAACTTTCGCGGATCGACTGTGACTTGTGAAACTTATGAAACCAAGGATTATCAGTTTATTGATACGCCAGGACTCCTTTACCGTTCTGATTGCCAAACCAGTCAAGGGACTCTTGCCCAACTTGAAGCAAATGAAACAGTGATATTGGTAGTCAAAGCAACTCATGCAGCAGAAGATTTACGGGACTTACTGCCCTTAGTTACTGGAAAACAAGGAATTGTGGTGATGACATTTTGGGATAAAATCAAAGCTGGGGCTGACTTAACAGTTGAGAATTGGCAAGAAGCGGGTGGCTTAACGATTATTCCAGTGAATGCCCGAAATTTAAGGGAGAAAAACCGAGAAGCCATCTTCACAGCATTGAAAACCCCTTCTCTATTTCCTCAGCACTGGCGACCGAGGGAGACTCACGCTTCACTTGAACCTGCCCCGACTTGGTTGGAGAATCCTGACTGGGGTTGGCTCTGCGCGATCGCGCTTCTCCTACTGCCTGCGGTGATTGCGGTTTGGGGGGCTAATGCCTTTGCTGCGGTCGTAGATCCGTTAGTAGCAACCCTCCTTGACCCGATTATTACCGCTCTCTCTGCCCTGCCTTTCCTCTTCAAAGAGATACTTATCGGGTCTTATGGTCTAGTAACCATGGGGCCTCTCCTCTTTGTCTGGGCAGTGCCAACGGTCATTTTATACGCTTTGCTGTTGGGTGCTTATAAAGCCAGTGGGTTATTGGAACGATTAACCATTGCCCTGCATCCTCTGCTACGTCCCTTTGGGCTATCAGGTCGAGACTTAGTGCGAGTGATGATGGGATTTGGCTGCAATGTTCCAGCAGTGATTAGTACCCGTTCCTGTTCTGGCTGCACCCGTCAAACTTGCATCAGCGCGATCGCGTTTGGTTCTGCTTGTTCTTATCAGTTTGGCGCAACTTTAGCTGTTTTCAGTGCGGCAAAGCTCCAATGGCTGGTCATCCCTTATTTACTTTATTTGACAATTACGACTCTCATTTATGCTCGTATTTGTTCTCCTGCGATCGCTCGCTCTCCCCACAATGAATTAATGATTGAACACCAGATTTTTTTAGAAAGACCGAGACTTTTAGAAATTTGGCGAGAAGCTCGCATGAGTATTCAGCAATTTCTCACCAACGCAATTCCCATTTTCATTATGATTACCCTTATCGCGTCAGTTTTGGATGCACTAGGGGTAATTTCTGCTCTTGCTACGGTCATTAATCCCATTATGGGAGCTTTTAATTTACCGGCTGAGGCTTCCTTACCCATCATTTTAGCTTCCATTCGCAAAGATGGACTGTTGCTCTTTGCTCAAGCTGATACCGTTTCTGTCTTAACGCCTTTGCAGATTCTAACTGGAGTCTATTTGGCAGGGGTTTTACTGCCCTGTTTAGTCACGGTTTTGACAATCGCACGAGAACAATCTTTCAGATTTGCTTTACGATTAATTGCCCAACAAGCAATCGCAGCGATCGGTTTTTCTGTACTCTTGGCTTGGGGCGGAATCTTGATTGGCTTGTAA
- a CDS encoding NAD(P)-binding domain-containing protein, producing MVKTKINQAVDIVIVGAGAAGVGCSVVLKELGIENFMILERHQVGASFTRWPEEMRFITPSFPSHGFGLLDLNAIARKTSPALAFKQEHLTGKQYAFYLQTVADHFELPVQTETEVQAVTPLPQGGFSLETSRGRIQSQFVIWAAGEYQSPKLNPFPGASECLHNSQVRSWQDLEGEEFIIIGGYESGIDAASNLIALGKNVGIIDRGEPWNNDHPDPSIGLSPYSLQRLDYVYRTGRLQLVGNTAVEQVEKIPTGYVVYSHAQKWLTSHPPILSTGFDTSLKQIASLFDWSEGYAALNEHDESTITPGLFVIGPSVRQGNLIFCFIYKFRQRFAVVASAIAQRLGIDTTPLETYRQEGLFLNDLSCCDNDCVC from the coding sequence ATGGTTAAAACAAAAATCAATCAAGCTGTCGATATTGTCATTGTCGGTGCTGGGGCTGCTGGTGTTGGCTGTAGCGTTGTTCTCAAAGAGTTGGGAATCGAAAACTTTATGATTTTAGAACGACACCAAGTCGGCGCTTCTTTTACTCGCTGGCCAGAGGAAATGCGCTTTATTACTCCCTCGTTTCCCAGTCATGGCTTCGGCTTGTTAGACCTTAATGCAATAGCCCGCAAAACTTCTCCTGCACTGGCTTTCAAGCAAGAACACTTAACTGGAAAGCAATATGCCTTTTATCTACAAACCGTTGCCGATCATTTTGAGCTTCCTGTACAAACAGAAACTGAAGTCCAAGCTGTAACTCCCTTACCGCAAGGTGGGTTTTCTTTAGAAACTTCTCGCGGACGGATACAGTCACAGTTTGTTATTTGGGCAGCAGGAGAATATCAGTCTCCGAAACTGAACCCGTTTCCAGGAGCAAGTGAGTGCTTGCATAATTCCCAAGTTCGCTCTTGGCAAGACTTAGAAGGGGAAGAATTTATTATCATTGGCGGTTATGAAAGTGGCATCGATGCTGCTTCCAATTTAATTGCCTTGGGAAAAAACGTGGGAATCATCGATCGCGGTGAACCTTGGAATAATGATCATCCCGATCCCAGTATTGGTCTCTCTCCCTATAGTTTGCAACGCCTAGACTATGTTTATCGTACAGGACGCTTGCAACTGGTGGGAAATACCGCCGTTGAACAAGTGGAAAAAATCCCGACTGGGTATGTTGTTTATAGCCATGCCCAAAAATGGTTGACCTCTCACCCTCCCATTCTCAGCACGGGCTTTGATACTAGCTTGAAGCAAATTGCATCCTTGTTTGATTGGTCTGAAGGGTATGCTGCTCTCAATGAGCATGATGAATCGACCATCACTCCAGGTTTATTTGTCATTGGCCCTTCGGTCAGACAAGGAAATTTGATTTTTTGCTTTATTTATAAGTTTCGACAACGGTTTGCTGTGGTTGCTAGCGCGATCGCGCAACGTCTGGGAATTGATACGACTCCCTTGGAAACTTATCGCCAAGAAGGACTGTTTCTCAATGATCTTTCCTGCTGTGACAATGACTGTGTTTGCTAA
- a CDS encoding type II toxin-antitoxin system PemK/MazF family toxin: MLSRKLQAGDLILVSFPVHQPKGREQEGRRPAVIVGLPKGKVRYPVILIAPLTTQSGSWVENNPTLYPKLNAGIGGLSKNSVVLLDQIRAVDVKRVISYLGSLSPREFKKILEGLESMFDFEP; the protein is encoded by the coding sequence CTGTTGTCTAGAAAACTGCAAGCAGGTGATTTAATTCTGGTTAGCTTTCCTGTTCATCAACCTAAAGGACGTGAACAAGAAGGTAGAAGACCAGCAGTTATTGTTGGTTTACCAAAAGGAAAAGTGCGCTACCCTGTAATTTTAATTGCTCCTCTGACCACTCAGTCTGGCTCTTGGGTAGAAAATAATCCGACTCTTTATCCTAAACTTAACGCTGGTATAGGTGGACTGTCTAAAAATTCTGTTGTATTACTTGATCAAATTCGGGCTGTTGATGTTAAGCGTGTAATTTCTTACTTAGGAAGTTTATCCCCTAGAGAGTTCAAGAAAATTTTAGAGGGCTTAGAGTCAATGTTTGATTTTGAGCCTTAA